One part of the Desulfonema ishimotonii genome encodes these proteins:
- a CDS encoding TonB-dependent receptor has product MRKAEFVIILILAVLLPFTPACRGEEEKEGAHELEEIIVTAPKPEDVPDYVQDVISPEEIRRPVMSGSVLDALGNQAGIQFQRGSLSSSESGKLRLRGFNENRLRILRDGIPVHRDGSFGNGPVDWSTLSGEDVERIEIHRGAGPAKFGNTLGGVVNIVTRKPDEKPETSISTVYGSHDTWDTKASHAWKIGPAAWSLSASHYETDGYLRNNFTERDNFSADLSFDLSGGFEMGAGLTVSDMENGNPVYNRPDSPYYKGGDPDADERELGGPGIGARLLQGAFAWGERSATEDENIAFTAFGLKKFASGHIRTDFRIWNQDRHEVYYDATDSNKKIYERDTKAEDDNWSLQAEAVFQLGAHRLEAGGEVQRHGWGEQTVRFIDESYFNGSINFFKFIREGFKGQPDTLGYYAAYVQDTWEIHPKVTLEAGLRQEWFEADSIDSDAFGFDWPAEVGELDENHADPRVALTVRPWEGGSFTARFGIAHRYPTSPEYFWWYLNNGTGFFNTDFNSEEARQYELSYEQSVSDMFDFFVRGYYYDIRDYIASTFVPGVGSVYYNIGEAEIKGTEIGVSADLPYNLRAWANFTWQEGDKDDDPWDTENQLAGQLADFPEIMFNAGLDYAYGEKFTARLWLNYVDDREHFKGRELTELDAYTLLNASATYRVCETKHGKWDLLLSAANLLDEDYEEEEGYPMAGATVIGGVRVSF; this is encoded by the coding sequence ATGCGGAAAGCAGAGTTTGTCATTATTCTGATTCTGGCTGTTTTACTGCCGTTTACCCCGGCCTGCCGGGGAGAAGAGGAGAAAGAGGGCGCGCATGAACTTGAAGAAATCATTGTGACAGCGCCCAAACCGGAGGATGTGCCGGACTATGTTCAGGATGTTATATCCCCGGAAGAGATTCGGCGTCCCGTTATGTCGGGATCGGTTCTGGATGCACTGGGCAATCAGGCAGGGATCCAGTTTCAGAGAGGCTCGCTCAGCAGCAGTGAAAGCGGCAAGCTGCGGCTGAGGGGATTCAATGAAAACCGTCTGAGAATCCTCAGGGACGGTATTCCCGTACACCGGGACGGTTCCTTCGGCAACGGGCCGGTGGACTGGAGCACCCTGTCGGGCGAGGATGTGGAGCGGATCGAAATCCACCGGGGGGCCGGGCCTGCCAAATTCGGCAACACCCTGGGGGGCGTGGTCAACATCGTCACCCGGAAGCCTGATGAAAAGCCGGAGACGAGTATCAGCACAGTGTATGGCAGCCACGATACCTGGGACACCAAGGCATCCCATGCCTGGAAAATCGGCCCTGCCGCCTGGAGTCTCTCCGCAAGCCATTATGAAACCGACGGCTATCTCCGGAACAATTTCACGGAGCGGGACAATTTCTCCGCCGACCTCTCCTTCGACCTCTCCGGTGGTTTCGAGATGGGGGCCGGGCTGACGGTTTCGGACATGGAGAACGGCAACCCGGTCTACAACCGACCGGACAGCCCCTACTACAAAGGCGGCGACCCGGATGCGGACGAACGCGAACTGGGCGGACCGGGCATCGGGGCCCGGCTGTTGCAGGGGGCCTTTGCCTGGGGGGAGCGCTCGGCCACGGAAGATGAGAATATCGCCTTCACCGCCTTCGGGCTGAAGAAATTCGCATCCGGCCATATCCGCACGGATTTCAGGATCTGGAACCAGGACCGGCACGAGGTCTATTATGACGCGACCGACAGCAATAAAAAAATCTACGAGCGGGATACAAAGGCCGAGGATGACAACTGGTCGCTTCAGGCCGAGGCCGTCTTTCAGCTCGGTGCCCACCGCCTTGAGGCGGGCGGCGAAGTGCAGCGCCACGGCTGGGGAGAGCAGACGGTCCGGTTTATTGACGAATCCTATTTCAACGGCTCCATCAATTTTTTCAAATTCATCAGAGAGGGATTCAAAGGCCAGCCCGACACCCTGGGCTATTATGCGGCCTATGTTCAGGATACCTGGGAAATCCACCCGAAAGTCACCCTCGAAGCCGGTCTGCGACAGGAGTGGTTTGAGGCCGACAGCATAGATTCGGACGCCTTCGGATTTGACTGGCCGGCCGAGGTGGGGGAGCTGGATGAAAATCATGCGGACCCCAGAGTGGCCCTGACCGTCCGCCCCTGGGAAGGTGGCAGTTTCACAGCCCGGTTCGGCATTGCCCACCGCTATCCCACATCCCCCGAATATTTCTGGTGGTATCTCAACAATGGCACAGGCTTCTTCAACACCGACTTCAATTCCGAAGAAGCCCGGCAGTACGAACTCTCCTATGAGCAGTCAGTCTCCGACATGTTCGATTTCTTTGTGCGGGGCTATTATTACGACATCAGGGACTATATTGCCTCCACCTTTGTGCCCGGTGTCGGGTCGGTGTACTACAATATCGGCGAAGCGGAGATCAAAGGGACGGAGATCGGCGTTTCAGCGGACCTGCCGTATAACCTGCGGGCCTGGGCCAATTTCACATGGCAGGAAGGGGACAAGGACGATGATCCCTGGGATACGGAGAACCAGCTGGCCGGTCAGCTTGCGGACTTCCCGGAGATCATGTTCAACGCCGGGCTGGACTATGCATATGGCGAAAAGTTTACGGCCCGGCTGTGGCTCAACTACGTGGATGACCGGGAGCATTTCAAGGGCAGGGAGCTGACAGAGCTGGACGCCTACACCCTGCTCAACGCCTCGGCCACCTACCGGGTGTGCGAGACAAAGCACGGCAAATGGGATCTGCTCCTGAGTGCCGCAAATCTCCTGGATGAGGATTACGAAGAGGAAGAGGGATATCCCATGGCAGGCGCGACCGTCATCGGCGGAGTGCGGGTCTCATTCTGA
- a CDS encoding FmdE family protein: MKRYVRIVTLLSVLLLSFNCAAAAEKTEIAKLGEQAVATAFAKLSATPGDTGMACLTNAGYVTYRGQSTRILYDVLSEKAGISLGRGNLLPVHTRQDEALWFAFVKKKSATELLMTRVSPGEKGISATEVLNVYVDKEQSFKPFKTVLGQKAFALVTIANGWANGVPEELMNGSLFHDHLCCGVFTGYFTVNFIRKHLPLRDTERYIYIGAPAWCQDDYIMSPLNLTPGKHGYYAMDYPWYRPWKTGEKVYEKLGGIIIRFDSASQTGQAALLRFDWREDDFKQFVGLPDLKLDWKNQPWLHVWYNKFFLSRIDRPEAFVSVLKEKALKSRKDLNRLIKTGANPLKEMLGEDREWVADLN, from the coding sequence ATGAAAAGATATGTTCGGATCGTAACATTACTATCGGTGCTGCTGCTGAGTTTCAATTGTGCTGCGGCAGCAGAAAAAACGGAGATTGCAAAACTGGGGGAACAGGCCGTCGCCACCGCATTTGCGAAGCTGAGCGCGACGCCCGGTGATACCGGCATGGCCTGTCTGACCAATGCGGGGTATGTGACATACAGGGGGCAGAGTACCCGTATCCTGTATGACGTGCTTTCGGAAAAGGCCGGGATCAGCCTGGGCCGGGGCAATCTGCTCCCGGTGCATACCCGGCAGGACGAGGCCCTCTGGTTCGCCTTTGTCAAAAAGAAGTCGGCAACGGAACTGCTCATGACCCGTGTCTCCCCCGGTGAAAAGGGCATCAGCGCCACAGAGGTGCTCAACGTCTATGTGGACAAAGAGCAGTCTTTCAAACCCTTCAAAACCGTGCTGGGCCAAAAGGCATTTGCCCTTGTCACTATTGCCAACGGCTGGGCGAACGGTGTCCCGGAAGAACTGATGAACGGCAGCCTCTTTCACGACCACCTCTGCTGCGGCGTCTTTACCGGATACTTCACGGTGAATTTCATCAGAAAGCATCTCCCCCTCAGGGATACGGAGCGGTATATCTACATCGGCGCACCGGCCTGGTGCCAGGATGACTACATCATGAGCCCCCTCAACCTCACGCCCGGAAAGCATGGCTATTATGCGATGGACTATCCCTGGTACCGCCCCTGGAAGACCGGGGAAAAAGTGTACGAAAAGCTCGGCGGCATCATTATCCGGTTTGACAGCGCAAGCCAGACCGGGCAGGCCGCCCTGCTCCGGTTTGACTGGCGTGAGGATGATTTTAAGCAGTTCGTCGGCCTGCCGGACCTGAAACTCGACTGGAAAAACCAGCCCTGGCTCCATGTCTGGTACAACAAATTTTTTCTCAGCCGCATTGACCGGCCCGAAGCGTTTGTATCGGTGCTGAAGGAGAAGGCATTGAAAAGCCGGAAAGACCTGAACCGTCTGATCAAAACGGGGGCCAATCCCCTGAAGGAGATGCTGGGAGAAGACAGGGAATGGGTGGCAGACCTCAACTAA
- a CDS encoding flavin reductase family protein: MIFKPFMREGFMPLPVAFISSISQEGIRNIAPYSCIMPVLRPLDLICLASARKRDTLVNIRENREFVVNMVGADFSDKVIPTAKFSPPEADEFELAGLDEKPSETIRAPGIAGSYAWMECELYREYEEPDYILLMGKVLRLEVADEALSPEGDLDIRKTQPLMMTGSKKGMNFCTVADIGQFEPFGAMFPDGKDPMSEKYKK, encoded by the coding sequence ATGATTTTCAAACCCTTCATGCGGGAAGGCTTTATGCCCCTGCCGGTGGCGTTCATTTCGAGCATCAGCCAAGAGGGCATCCGGAATATTGCGCCGTACTCCTGTATCATGCCGGTGCTCCGGCCCCTGGACCTGATCTGTCTGGCTTCGGCCCGGAAAAGAGACACCCTGGTGAACATCCGGGAAAATCGGGAATTCGTAGTCAACATGGTGGGGGCGGATTTTTCGGACAAGGTGATTCCAACGGCGAAATTCTCGCCGCCCGAAGCCGATGAGTTCGAACTGGCCGGGCTGGATGAGAAGCCGTCCGAAACCATCCGCGCACCGGGCATTGCCGGGAGTTATGCGTGGATGGAATGCGAATTGTACAGAGAGTATGAAGAACCGGACTACATCCTGCTCATGGGCAAGGTGCTGCGGCTGGAAGTGGCGGATGAGGCGCTCTCCCCCGAAGGCGATCTTGATATTCGGAAAACCCAGCCACTGATGATGACCGGCAGCAAAAAAGGGATGAATTTCTGCACGGTCGCGGACATCGGGCAGTTCGAACCCTTCGGGGCCATGTTCCCGGACGGAAAAGATCCCATGTCGGAAAAATACAAAAAATAG
- a CDS encoding dTDP-4-dehydrorhamnose 3,5-epimerase family protein — protein MAQVLSMEEYDSMARPRIQKIPSFYGDCLIDGVIIRELMLYADERGYLSEIMRLDDEEMNAKDIKQIIASYSYPGMVKGWHLHSRQEDHLVCVTGMTKLVLYDYRRESPTYQVVNEIFMGEKHPRAIHIPPGIFHGTKNIGQGISVVIGMPSLFYDADDVDERRVNPVDNDIIPYDWDCKME, from the coding sequence ATGGCACAGGTACTGAGCATGGAGGAGTACGATAGCATGGCGCGTCCCCGGATTCAGAAAATTCCGAGTTTCTACGGAGATTGTCTGATTGACGGGGTCATTATCAGAGAGCTGATGCTGTATGCGGACGAACGGGGCTATCTGTCCGAGATCATGCGGCTGGACGATGAGGAGATGAATGCAAAAGATATCAAACAGATCATTGCCTCTTATTCTTATCCCGGAATGGTCAAGGGGTGGCATCTCCATTCCAGGCAGGAAGACCATCTGGTCTGCGTCACCGGCATGACCAAGCTGGTTCTGTATGACTACCGCAGGGAATCTCCCACATATCAGGTCGTGAATGAGATATTCATGGGCGAAAAGCACCCTCGTGCGATCCATATTCCGCCCGGCATTTTTCACGGCACCAAAAATATCGGTCAGGGAATTTCAGTGGTGATCGGTATGCCATCCCTGTTTTACGACGCGGACGATGTGGATGAACGGCGCGTAAATCCGGTGGATAACGATATCATTCCCTATGACTGGGATTGCAAAATGGAGTGA